Proteins from a genomic interval of Deltaproteobacteria bacterium HGW-Deltaproteobacteria-6:
- a CDS encoding 4Fe-4S ferredoxin, giving the protein MLTCDPVYRQLQVQMDRYPIGYPSTKSGVEIDILKYFFTPLQAKVALCLTLRSIPVSSIRKRLSNKFHVEMSYDDLSATLDGMFRKGVIRRSENTGGPPRYGIAMLAIGMFEYHVNDLTPTLVEMMHRYFDEAFDAEFFRSSLPQLRTSPHLQAIVPEYIVDTYDNMRHFITHTTETLHVTNCVCKQGEALIGKPCKQTDNFEVCLLIGSESYAARGRARKISREECLAILDMAEKKGMVLQPGNSKKPNCICICCGCCCGVLTTAKKQPRPARFFATNYYSCIDAAACTGCGVCVKRCPMEAVIPEDKIFRVDLDRCIGCGLCATRCKPGAARLIKKDKVTVPPMNTEMLYLSILMERAGRKKMIVNMLRLLFGKPL; this is encoded by the coding sequence ATGCTGACCTGCGACCCCGTATACAGACAGCTTCAAGTTCAAATGGACCGCTATCCGATCGGCTATCCTTCAACCAAAAGCGGCGTGGAAATTGACATTCTGAAATATTTTTTCACACCGCTTCAGGCAAAGGTTGCTTTGTGCCTGACGCTCCGATCCATCCCCGTCTCTTCCATCCGCAAAAGGCTCAGCAATAAGTTCCATGTGGAAATGTCCTATGATGATCTGTCGGCAACACTCGATGGCATGTTCCGGAAAGGCGTCATCAGGCGATCGGAAAACACCGGCGGCCCGCCGCGCTACGGCATTGCCATGCTGGCCATCGGCATGTTCGAATATCATGTCAACGATCTCACCCCCACACTGGTGGAAATGATGCACCGCTACTTTGATGAAGCTTTCGACGCGGAATTTTTTCGCTCATCCCTGCCCCAGCTGCGCACCAGTCCGCATCTGCAGGCGATTGTTCCGGAATATATCGTTGATACTTATGACAACATGCGTCACTTCATCACGCACACCACAGAAACGCTTCATGTGACCAACTGTGTCTGTAAACAGGGCGAGGCCCTGATCGGAAAGCCCTGCAAACAAACGGATAATTTTGAAGTCTGCCTGCTGATCGGATCGGAAAGCTACGCGGCGCGCGGCCGGGCCAGAAAGATTTCCCGGGAGGAATGCCTCGCCATACTGGACATGGCTGAAAAAAAAGGGATGGTGCTGCAGCCCGGAAATTCCAAAAAGCCCAACTGCATCTGCATTTGCTGCGGCTGCTGCTGCGGCGTTTTAACCACCGCCAAAAAACAGCCCCGTCCCGCCCGTTTTTTTGCGACAAATTATTACAGCTGCATCGATGCCGCCGCCTGCACGGGATGCGGCGTCTGCGTGAAACGATGTCCCATGGAGGCCGTCATTCCCGAGGATAAAATCTTCCGGGTGGATTTGGACCGGTGCATCGGTTGCGGCCTGTGCGCCACCCGCTGCAAGCCCGGAGCCGCAAGACTGATCAAGAAAGACAAGGTAACTGTACCGCCGATGAACACGGAGATGCTCTATTTAAGCATCCTGATGGAAAGAGCTGGCAGAAAAAAGATGATCGTCAATATGCTCCGGCTGCTTTTCGGAAAACCCTTATGA